The following coding sequences lie in one Drosophila sulfurigaster albostrigata strain 15112-1811.04 chromosome 2R, ASM2355843v2, whole genome shotgun sequence genomic window:
- the LOC133836744 gene encoding odorant receptor 74a-like produces the protein MRFQPRLRNGEIVKLSWSLNLYSRGNPVMWPREDNPTQRDRYIDRFLIVFAFLMHCFQAELDAHYLLNNLEDIEDFSAGLPTILLQTEVIVRYVDVINHRDELKDLLKRFYANIYVSQESDQSVFSRISRQLLGPRLITVFYVTTMLNYFQEFVVNILAGGREMIYKQVYFFDNTKMPQYLILIGINFWVGILIITMLFGDLNLLGELLMHLNACYLQLGKDLRSGAARLLESNDSSNIAADYRRELIKVLQRNIDLNDFAANLERLFTFRLFISFAASALILCVLLFISYKVCVAFITFLTHTNELDMMYYCGDWEQIIYRSDNAEENKKLMKLVILSIELNSTPFSLTGLNYFTVTLTSVVKIVQGAFSYFTFLTSMSSN, from the exons ATGCGGTTCCAACCAAGACTAAGAAACGGCGAAATAGTGAAGCTATCCTGGTCACTGAATTTGTATAGTCGCGGAAATCCTGTGATGTGGCCCAGGGAGGATAATCCGACTCAGCGGGATCGTTATATAGATCGGTTTCTAATCGTCTTTGCATTTCTGATGCATTGCTTTCAGGCTGAGCTTGACGCACATTATTTACTGAATAATCTTGAGGATATTGAAGACTTTTCAGCTGGCTTACCAACTATACTTCTTCAAACTGAAGTGATTGTTCGATATGTGGATGTAATTAATCACAGGGACGAGTTGAAGGACTTGCTCAAACGTTTCTACGCCAATATCTATGTGTCGCAGGAATCTGATCAGAGTGTTTTCTCAAGGATTTCACGGCAACTATTGGGACCGCGTTTGATAACAGTTTTCTATGTGACGACCATGTTAAACTATTTTCAGGAGTTTGTGGTAAACATTTTAGCTGGTGGACGGGAAATGATTTACAAGCAAGTTTACTTCTTTGATAATACCAAAATGCCCCagtatttaatacttattGGGATTAACTTTTGGGTGGGCATATTAATCATCACAATGCTCTTTGGAGATCTGAATTTGCTAGGAGAGCTTTTGATGCATCTGAACGCTTGCTATCTGCAACTTGGCAAGGATTTGCGATCGGGTGCAGCTCGCTTATTGGAATCAAATGATAGTTCGAATATTGCCGCGGATTATCGTCGAGAACTTATTAAAGTACTGCAACGGAATATAGATCTTAATGATTTTGCTGCTAACCTCGAGAGACTCTTCACATTTCGGCTCTTTATTAGCTTTGCCGCCAGTGCCTTAATTCTTTGtgtattactttttatatCATACAAAGTATGTGTTGCTTTTATTACGTTTTTAACCCAT ACAAACGAGTTGGATATGATGTACTATTGCGGAGATTGGGAGCAAATCATTTATCGCTCAGACAATGCTGAAGAGAATAAAAAACTTATGAAGCTTGTCATATTATCTATTGAGCTAAACTCAACACCATTTTCGCTAACTggcttaaattattttactgTTACACTAACTTCTGTTGTGAag ATAGTACAAGGAGCCTTTTCGTACTTTACTTTCCTCACATCGATGAGCAgcaattaa
- the LOC133836026 gene encoding discs overgrown protein kinase isoform X1, translating into MELRVGNKYRLGRKIGSGSFGDIYLGTTINTGEEVAIKLECIRTKHPQLHIESKFYKTMQGGIGIPNIIWCGSEGDYNVMVMELLGPSLEDLFNFCSRRFSLKTVLLLADQMISRIDYIHSRDFIHRDIKPDNFLMGLGKKGNLVYIIDFGLAKRFRDGRTLKHIQYKENKNLTGTARYASINTHLGIEQSRRDDLESLGYVLMYFNLGALPWQGLKAANKRQKYERISEKKLSTSIVVLCKGFPSEFVNYLNFCRQMHFDQRPDYCHLRKLFRNLFHRLGFTYDYVFDWNLLKFGGPRNPQVIQQAQDGTDGQGGGGGQGQDVAASPAALAAASHQQHKVNTAMATAGGSTQQMLGNSSAAGTTLAMLGGGGGGNGGAGGQLMGNGGLNMDDSMAATNSSRQPYDTPERRPSIRMRQGGDLQAGRVVGDLIINCESAAKKNTYALNLFKATARTASYCNALILSRDNDHERPMTDDSSKRKGVRRLCCIPKILGCKKVQKEH; encoded by the exons atggaGCTGCGTGTTGGGAATAAATATCGACTGGGCCGCAAGATTGGCTCCGGCTCCTTTGGCGACATTTACTTGGGCACAACGATCAACACGGGCGAGGAGGTAGCAATAAAACTGGAATGCATACGCACCAAACATCCACAACTGCACATCGAGTCCAAGTTCTACAAGACAATGCAGGGCGGCATCGGTATACCCAATATCATTTGGTGCGGCAGTGAAGGTGATTACAATGTAATGGTCATGGAGCTGCTTGGCCCATCGCTGGAGGATTTATTCAACTTTTGCTCACGCCGCTTTTCACTGAAAACGGTGCTGCTGCTAGCCGATCAGATGATCTCACGCATTGACTATATACACTCGCGTGATTTCATCCATCGTGACATCAAGCCCGACAACTTCCTGATGGGTCTGGGCAAAAAGGGCAATCTCGTGTACATAATTGACTTTGGTCTGGCCAAAAGGTTTCGGGACGGCCGCACTCTGAAGCACATACAATATAAGGAGAACAAGAATCTGACGGGCACCGCACGCTATGCTTCGATCAATACACATCTGGGCATTGAGCAGTCGCGACGCGACGATTTGGAATCCCTTGGCTATGTGCTGATGTACTTCAATTTGGGTGCGTTGCCATGGCAGGGCCTGAAGGCGGCCAATAAGCGACAGAAATACGAACGCATATCCGAGAAGAAGCTATCAACATCGATTGTGGTGCTTTGCAAGGGCTTCCCCAGCGAGTTTGTCAATTATCTGAACTTCTGTCGACAGATGCACTTTGACCAGCGTCCCGATTACTGCCACTTGCGTAAACTGTTCCGCAATCTGTTTCATCGCCTGGGCTTCACCTATGACTATGTCTTCGACTGGAATTTGCTCAAATTTGGCGGACCCCGCAATCCCCAGGTCATCCAACAGGCACAGGACGGCACCGATGGCCAgggcggcggcggcggacAAGGTCAAGATGTCGCAGCCTCTCCAGCAGCGTTGGCTGCGGCGTCGCATCAACAGCACAAGGTCAATACGGCCATGGCCACCGCCGGCGGCAGCACACAACAAATGCTGGGCAATAGCTCGGCGGCTGGCACAACGCTCGCCATGCTAggcggtggtggcggtggAAACGGCGGAGCCGGTGGCCAGCTAATGGGCAACGGTGGTCTCAATATGGATGACTCGATGGCGGCCACCAATTCGTCGCGACAGCCCTACGATACGCCCGAGCGGCGTCCCTCGATACGCATGCGTCAAGGCGGCGATTTACAAGCTGGCAGAGTTGTTGGGGAT TTGATAATCAATTGCGAGTCGGCGGCAAAGAAGAATACCTATgcactaaatttatttaaagccaCAGCTCGTACCGCAAGTTATTGTAATGCGCTAATTTTAAGCAGAGATAATGATCATGAACGACCGATGACAGACGACAGTTCCAAGAGAAAAGGAGTGCGACGCTTGTGTTGCATCCCCAAGATATTGGGATGCAAAAAAGTTCAAAAAGAGCACTAA
- the LOC133837633 gene encoding transcription factor Sox-8 isoform X2, whose product MYPCLHDYKGTHTHTTYTDAINDRRMADRADGQTHTMSARTGIRAPSDRKKEHIKRPMNAFMVWAQAARRVMSKQYPHLQNSELSKSLGKLWKNLKDSDKKPFMEFAEKLRMTHKQEHPDYKYQPRRKKARVMPQGEGGVAAATASIAGEATTAINNSSSNNTAPRRSCGSSTSTNVRRTTKTNNNNNNGSSSSNHNSNSSSSVTSSSNGQLCNVSSSSPDVFSNEAFMKSLNSACAASLLEQGLAMDTERGLLDSPCSTASSLSSLTPPATPYSKPQPQLAPLPSSSLLLRQLSEPNNVAVAVSASNDYGVLQLGAGRDYIELGELNYSTPVGGGAAVQEMDFLESINGYGYASNASTRGSYTNYGGYHGTAGGNFTDTSAAAAAAAAASVATASASATASTSHVNGALNYLGSGPSKAAAAAASAVDIDPKEIDQYLMDQMLPLAQHHVPTVVSAHHSPPLNSSASLSSACSSASSQPVDCLASPTAYYEHMSYPTQAQNSAGYATTAQYGNVSDTTQQELQVHQQHQQQQQQQQQQQQQQQQQQQQLTHQQQHHHLWGTYVNP is encoded by the exons atgtatccaTGTCTACACGATTacaaaggcacacacacacacaccacttACACTGATGCAATTAACGATCGGCGAATGGCAGACCGAGCCGATGGTCAAACGCACACGATGTCAGCACGAACGGGAATCAG AGCGCCCTCTGATCGCAAAAAGGAGCACATTAAGCGGCCAATGAATGCATTCATGGTCTGGGCTCAAGCAGCCCGTCGTGTGATGTCCAAGCAATATCCGCATCTGCAGAACTCGGAGCTAAGCAAGTCATTGGGCAAGCTGTGGAA AAATCTGAAGGATAGTGATAAGAAGCCGTTCATGGAATTTGCCGAGAAACTGCGAATGACGCACAAGCAGGAGCATCCCGACTACAAGTATCAGCCTCGGCGCAAGAAGGCGCGCGTCATGCCACAAGGGGAGGGcggtgttgcagctgcaacagcatcaaTTGCAGGCGAGGCGACAACAGCcataaacaacagcagcagcaacaacacagcacCAAGACGCAGTTGTGGCAGTTCCACTTCTACAAATGTAAGACGCACCACAAAgaccaataacaacaacaacaacggcagcagcagcagcaaccacaacagcaacagcagcagcagcgtcacaAGCAGCTCCAATGGACAACTCTGCAACGTCAGCAGCTCCAGTCCAGATGTCTTTAGCAACGAGGCCTTCATGAAGTCACTGAACAGCGCCTGCGCAGCGAGTCTCCTCGAACAAGGTTTGGCCATGGACACAGAGCGTGGACTCCTCGATTCGCCCTGCTCAACGGCCAGTTCGCTGTCTTCGCTGACACCGCCTGCCACGCCCTACAGCAAGCCACAGCCGCAGCTAGCACCGTTGCCCAGCTCGAGCTTATTGCTGCGCCAGCTAAGCGAACCCAACAACGTGGCTGTTGCCGTCTCTGCGAGCAATGATTATGGCGTGTTGCAGCTGGGAGCTGGACGGGATTACATCGAGCTGGGGGAGCTCAACTACAGTACGCCAGTTGGCGGCGGTGCAGCTGTGCAGGAAATGGACTTTCTGGAGAGCATCAACGGCTATGGTTATGCGAGCAATGCGAGCACGCGTGGCAGCTACACAAACTATGGCGGCTACCATGGAACAGCTGGTGGCAACTTTACAGATACttcagcggcagctgctgcagctgcggctgcGTCTGTGGCAACTGCTTCCGCTTCGGCAACAGCAAGTACGTCACACGTCAATGGAGCGCTAAATTACTTGGGCAGCGGGCCGAGcaaggcagcggcagcggcggcgtcGGCTGTGGACATTGATCCCAAGGAAATCGACCAGTATCTCATGGATCAAATGCTGCCGTTGGCGCAACATCATGTGCCCACAGTTGTGTCTGCTCACCATTCGCCGCCACTCAACTCATCTGCCTCGCTGTCCTCAGCCTGTTCCAGTGCCAGCTCGCAGCCAGTTGACTGCTTGGCCTCGCCCACCGCCTACTACGAGCACATGAGCTATCCGACGCAGGCACAAAACTCGGCTGGCTATGCGACAACGGCACAATATGGCAACGTGAGTGACACGACGCAACAGGAGCTGCAGGtgcatcaacaacatcagcagcagcaacaacagcagcaacaacagcagcaacagcagcaacagcagcagcaacagctgacgcaccagcagcaacatcatcatctttGGGGCACTTATGTGAATCCCTAA
- the LOC133836026 gene encoding discs overgrown protein kinase isoform X2, producing the protein MELRVGNKYRLGRKIGSGSFGDIYLGTTINTGEEVAIKLECIRTKHPQLHIESKFYKTMQGGIGIPNIIWCGSEGDYNVMVMELLGPSLEDLFNFCSRRFSLKTVLLLADQMISRIDYIHSRDFIHRDIKPDNFLMGLGKKGNLVYIIDFGLAKRFRDGRTLKHIQYKENKNLTGTARYASINTHLGIEQSRRDDLESLGYVLMYFNLGALPWQGLKAANKRQKYERISEKKLSTSIVVLCKGFPSEFVNYLNFCRQMHFDQRPDYCHLRKLFRNLFHRLGFTYDYVFDWNLLKFGGPRNPQVIQQAQDGTDGQGGGGGQGQDVAASPAALAAASHQQHKVNTAMATAGGSTQQMLGNSSAAGTTLAMLGGGGGGNGGAGGQLMGNGGLNMDDSMAATNSSRQPYDTPERRPSIRMRQGGDLQAGRVVGDVRNAK; encoded by the coding sequence atggaGCTGCGTGTTGGGAATAAATATCGACTGGGCCGCAAGATTGGCTCCGGCTCCTTTGGCGACATTTACTTGGGCACAACGATCAACACGGGCGAGGAGGTAGCAATAAAACTGGAATGCATACGCACCAAACATCCACAACTGCACATCGAGTCCAAGTTCTACAAGACAATGCAGGGCGGCATCGGTATACCCAATATCATTTGGTGCGGCAGTGAAGGTGATTACAATGTAATGGTCATGGAGCTGCTTGGCCCATCGCTGGAGGATTTATTCAACTTTTGCTCACGCCGCTTTTCACTGAAAACGGTGCTGCTGCTAGCCGATCAGATGATCTCACGCATTGACTATATACACTCGCGTGATTTCATCCATCGTGACATCAAGCCCGACAACTTCCTGATGGGTCTGGGCAAAAAGGGCAATCTCGTGTACATAATTGACTTTGGTCTGGCCAAAAGGTTTCGGGACGGCCGCACTCTGAAGCACATACAATATAAGGAGAACAAGAATCTGACGGGCACCGCACGCTATGCTTCGATCAATACACATCTGGGCATTGAGCAGTCGCGACGCGACGATTTGGAATCCCTTGGCTATGTGCTGATGTACTTCAATTTGGGTGCGTTGCCATGGCAGGGCCTGAAGGCGGCCAATAAGCGACAGAAATACGAACGCATATCCGAGAAGAAGCTATCAACATCGATTGTGGTGCTTTGCAAGGGCTTCCCCAGCGAGTTTGTCAATTATCTGAACTTCTGTCGACAGATGCACTTTGACCAGCGTCCCGATTACTGCCACTTGCGTAAACTGTTCCGCAATCTGTTTCATCGCCTGGGCTTCACCTATGACTATGTCTTCGACTGGAATTTGCTCAAATTTGGCGGACCCCGCAATCCCCAGGTCATCCAACAGGCACAGGACGGCACCGATGGCCAgggcggcggcggcggacAAGGTCAAGATGTCGCAGCCTCTCCAGCAGCGTTGGCTGCGGCGTCGCATCAACAGCACAAGGTCAATACGGCCATGGCCACCGCCGGCGGCAGCACACAACAAATGCTGGGCAATAGCTCGGCGGCTGGCACAACGCTCGCCATGCTAggcggtggtggcggtggAAACGGCGGAGCCGGTGGCCAGCTAATGGGCAACGGTGGTCTCAATATGGATGACTCGATGGCGGCCACCAATTCGTCGCGACAGCCCTACGATACGCCCGAGCGGCGTCCCTCGATACGCATGCGTCAAGGCGGCGATTTACAAGCTGGCAGAGTTGTTGGGGATGTACGAAAtgctaaataa
- the LOC133836487 gene encoding uncharacterized protein LOC133836487: MGAKQSREPRSVSMENPAGVLDISDDVVKRLKQGITQQARDNAAAAQESKPASKSQEPAKKAPVKATDGVAVAAPVAPPTVVYQSPTPIYVQGGGHTISAADVQRQMNQELQKNDEQWRQRMTKLEENLKKTNTIMETEYANAVEGVHKRFVSTAAAHKTPPCQDLKAQLLACYRANPGETLRCIDEVAQFKQCVDLHRIKKLDSVPEAAPKATADSKKAAVPKAA, encoded by the exons atGGGTGCAAAACAGTCGCGTGAACCACGTTCTGTCTCAATGGAGAATCCTGCTGGCGTCCTCGACATATCCGATGATGTGGTCAAGCGCCTGAAACAGGGAATCACACAGCAGg CACGTGACAATGCCGCCGCTGCCCAGGAATCGAAACCGGCATCAAAGTCACAAGAGCCAGCAAAGAAGGCGCCCGTAAAAGCCACAGacggtgttgctgttgctgctccagtTGCGCCACCTACAGTTGTCTATCAGAGTCCCACGCCCATTTATGTGCAGGGAGGCGGACACACAATCAGCGCCGCCGATGTACAGCGTCAGATGAACCAGGAGCTGCAGAAGAACGACGAACAGTGGCGTCAGCGTATGACGAAGCTGGAGGAGAACCTCAAGAAAACAAACACCATCATGGAGACGGAATATGCGAACGCTGTGGAGGGCGTGCATAAGCGCTTCGTGAGCACTGCCGCTGCGCATAAGACGCCACCATGCCAGGACCTTAAAGCCCAGCTGCTGGCCTGCTATCGTGCAAATCCCGGCGAGACGCTTCGTTGCATCGATGAGGTGGCACAGTTCAAGCAGTGCGTGGACTTGCATCGTATCAAGAAGCTCGACAGCGTGCCAGAGGCAGCGCCTAAGGCGACAGCTGACAGCAAGAAGGCAGCTGTTCCAAAAGCAGCTTAA
- the LOC133837633 gene encoding transcription factor Sox-8 isoform X3 — protein MNAFMVWAQAARRVMSKQYPHLQNSELSKSLGKLWKNLKDSDKKPFMEFAEKLRMTHKQEHPDYKYQPRRKKARVMPQGEGGVAAATASIAGEATTAINNSSSNNTAPRRSCGSSTSTNVRRTTKTNNNNNNGSSSSNHNSNSSSSVTSSSNGQLCNVSSSSPDVFSNEAFMKSLNSACAASLLEQGLAMDTERGLLDSPCSTASSLSSLTPPATPYSKPQPQLAPLPSSSLLLRQLSEPNNVAVAVSASNDYGVLQLGAGRDYIELGELNYSTPVGGGAAVQEMDFLESINGYGYASNASTRGSYTNYGGYHGTAGGNFTDTSAAAAAAAAASVATASASATASTSHVNGALNYLGSGPSKAAAAAASAVDIDPKEIDQYLMDQMLPLAQHHVPTVVSAHHSPPLNSSASLSSACSSASSQPVDCLASPTAYYEHMSYPTQAQNSAGYATTAQYGNVSDTTQQELQVHQQHQQQQQQQQQQQQQQQQQQQQLTHQQQHHHLWGTYVNP, from the exons ATGAATGCATTCATGGTCTGGGCTCAAGCAGCCCGTCGTGTGATGTCCAAGCAATATCCGCATCTGCAGAACTCGGAGCTAAGCAAGTCATTGGGCAAGCTGTGGAA AAATCTGAAGGATAGTGATAAGAAGCCGTTCATGGAATTTGCCGAGAAACTGCGAATGACGCACAAGCAGGAGCATCCCGACTACAAGTATCAGCCTCGGCGCAAGAAGGCGCGCGTCATGCCACAAGGGGAGGGcggtgttgcagctgcaacagcatcaaTTGCAGGCGAGGCGACAACAGCcataaacaacagcagcagcaacaacacagcacCAAGACGCAGTTGTGGCAGTTCCACTTCTACAAATGTAAGACGCACCACAAAgaccaataacaacaacaacaacggcagcagcagcagcaaccacaacagcaacagcagcagcagcgtcacaAGCAGCTCCAATGGACAACTCTGCAACGTCAGCAGCTCCAGTCCAGATGTCTTTAGCAACGAGGCCTTCATGAAGTCACTGAACAGCGCCTGCGCAGCGAGTCTCCTCGAACAAGGTTTGGCCATGGACACAGAGCGTGGACTCCTCGATTCGCCCTGCTCAACGGCCAGTTCGCTGTCTTCGCTGACACCGCCTGCCACGCCCTACAGCAAGCCACAGCCGCAGCTAGCACCGTTGCCCAGCTCGAGCTTATTGCTGCGCCAGCTAAGCGAACCCAACAACGTGGCTGTTGCCGTCTCTGCGAGCAATGATTATGGCGTGTTGCAGCTGGGAGCTGGACGGGATTACATCGAGCTGGGGGAGCTCAACTACAGTACGCCAGTTGGCGGCGGTGCAGCTGTGCAGGAAATGGACTTTCTGGAGAGCATCAACGGCTATGGTTATGCGAGCAATGCGAGCACGCGTGGCAGCTACACAAACTATGGCGGCTACCATGGAACAGCTGGTGGCAACTTTACAGATACttcagcggcagctgctgcagctgcggctgcGTCTGTGGCAACTGCTTCCGCTTCGGCAACAGCAAGTACGTCACACGTCAATGGAGCGCTAAATTACTTGGGCAGCGGGCCGAGcaaggcagcggcagcggcggcgtcGGCTGTGGACATTGATCCCAAGGAAATCGACCAGTATCTCATGGATCAAATGCTGCCGTTGGCGCAACATCATGTGCCCACAGTTGTGTCTGCTCACCATTCGCCGCCACTCAACTCATCTGCCTCGCTGTCCTCAGCCTGTTCCAGTGCCAGCTCGCAGCCAGTTGACTGCTTGGCCTCGCCCACCGCCTACTACGAGCACATGAGCTATCCGACGCAGGCACAAAACTCGGCTGGCTATGCGACAACGGCACAATATGGCAACGTGAGTGACACGACGCAACAGGAGCTGCAGGtgcatcaacaacatcagcagcagcaacaacagcagcaacaacagcagcaacagcagcaacagcagcagcaacagctgacgcaccagcagcaacatcatcatctttGGGGCACTTATGTGAATCCCTAA
- the LOC133837633 gene encoding transcription factor Sox-8 isoform X1 — protein sequence MSANSSTERAKPVETLVLANYALKAEQKRAAGQGGRKEDERITSAVMKVLEGYDWNLVQASAKAPSDRKKEHIKRPMNAFMVWAQAARRVMSKQYPHLQNSELSKSLGKLWKNLKDSDKKPFMEFAEKLRMTHKQEHPDYKYQPRRKKARVMPQGEGGVAAATASIAGEATTAINNSSSNNTAPRRSCGSSTSTNVRRTTKTNNNNNNGSSSSNHNSNSSSSVTSSSNGQLCNVSSSSPDVFSNEAFMKSLNSACAASLLEQGLAMDTERGLLDSPCSTASSLSSLTPPATPYSKPQPQLAPLPSSSLLLRQLSEPNNVAVAVSASNDYGVLQLGAGRDYIELGELNYSTPVGGGAAVQEMDFLESINGYGYASNASTRGSYTNYGGYHGTAGGNFTDTSAAAAAAAAASVATASASATASTSHVNGALNYLGSGPSKAAAAAASAVDIDPKEIDQYLMDQMLPLAQHHVPTVVSAHHSPPLNSSASLSSACSSASSQPVDCLASPTAYYEHMSYPTQAQNSAGYATTAQYGNVSDTTQQELQVHQQHQQQQQQQQQQQQQQQQQQQQLTHQQQHHHLWGTYVNP from the exons ATGAGCGCTAATTCGAGTACGGAGCGAGCCAAACCCGTTGAGACTTTGGTGCTGGCCAACTATGCCCTGAAGGCGGAACAGAAGCGTGCTGCCGGCCAAGGAGGTCGCAAGGAGGATGAGCGAATCACGAGTGCCGTAATGAAAGTGCTCGAGGGTTACGACTGGAATCTGGTGCAGGCATCTGCCAA AGCGCCCTCTGATCGCAAAAAGGAGCACATTAAGCGGCCAATGAATGCATTCATGGTCTGGGCTCAAGCAGCCCGTCGTGTGATGTCCAAGCAATATCCGCATCTGCAGAACTCGGAGCTAAGCAAGTCATTGGGCAAGCTGTGGAA AAATCTGAAGGATAGTGATAAGAAGCCGTTCATGGAATTTGCCGAGAAACTGCGAATGACGCACAAGCAGGAGCATCCCGACTACAAGTATCAGCCTCGGCGCAAGAAGGCGCGCGTCATGCCACAAGGGGAGGGcggtgttgcagctgcaacagcatcaaTTGCAGGCGAGGCGACAACAGCcataaacaacagcagcagcaacaacacagcacCAAGACGCAGTTGTGGCAGTTCCACTTCTACAAATGTAAGACGCACCACAAAgaccaataacaacaacaacaacggcagcagcagcagcaaccacaacagcaacagcagcagcagcgtcacaAGCAGCTCCAATGGACAACTCTGCAACGTCAGCAGCTCCAGTCCAGATGTCTTTAGCAACGAGGCCTTCATGAAGTCACTGAACAGCGCCTGCGCAGCGAGTCTCCTCGAACAAGGTTTGGCCATGGACACAGAGCGTGGACTCCTCGATTCGCCCTGCTCAACGGCCAGTTCGCTGTCTTCGCTGACACCGCCTGCCACGCCCTACAGCAAGCCACAGCCGCAGCTAGCACCGTTGCCCAGCTCGAGCTTATTGCTGCGCCAGCTAAGCGAACCCAACAACGTGGCTGTTGCCGTCTCTGCGAGCAATGATTATGGCGTGTTGCAGCTGGGAGCTGGACGGGATTACATCGAGCTGGGGGAGCTCAACTACAGTACGCCAGTTGGCGGCGGTGCAGCTGTGCAGGAAATGGACTTTCTGGAGAGCATCAACGGCTATGGTTATGCGAGCAATGCGAGCACGCGTGGCAGCTACACAAACTATGGCGGCTACCATGGAACAGCTGGTGGCAACTTTACAGATACttcagcggcagctgctgcagctgcggctgcGTCTGTGGCAACTGCTTCCGCTTCGGCAACAGCAAGTACGTCACACGTCAATGGAGCGCTAAATTACTTGGGCAGCGGGCCGAGcaaggcagcggcagcggcggcgtcGGCTGTGGACATTGATCCCAAGGAAATCGACCAGTATCTCATGGATCAAATGCTGCCGTTGGCGCAACATCATGTGCCCACAGTTGTGTCTGCTCACCATTCGCCGCCACTCAACTCATCTGCCTCGCTGTCCTCAGCCTGTTCCAGTGCCAGCTCGCAGCCAGTTGACTGCTTGGCCTCGCCCACCGCCTACTACGAGCACATGAGCTATCCGACGCAGGCACAAAACTCGGCTGGCTATGCGACAACGGCACAATATGGCAACGTGAGTGACACGACGCAACAGGAGCTGCAGGtgcatcaacaacatcagcagcagcaacaacagcagcaacaacagcagcaacagcagcaacagcagcagcaacagctgacgcaccagcagcaacatcatcatctttGGGGCACTTATGTGAATCCCTAA